Below is a window of Corynebacterium kalinowskii DNA.
GTCGCCTCGTCATCGGCTTCGGCACCGACCGGGGCTACCACTACCGCCAATTCCTTGAGGACTGCGCCTCCGTCGGCCTGCAGGAAAGCCTCCTGCTATCCACCTGGGACCTCAAGCCCTTCTCGCCGCAATCAGGCTTCCTGATCGCCGTCCTTGAGCGCGCGTAGCCAGACACCGTGGTCGACCGGGCCATTGCCCGAGCCAACCTCCAGCTGGTCGGCGGAGGCGATGGCGTCGTGAAGCCACAGTGTTGCCCATTCCAGAGCTAGCGCTGGGTCGCCGGTTTTTGCCAGTCGGGTGGCCAGCGCAGCGCTGAGTGAGCAGCCCGTTCCGTGCGTGTTCTTTGTGTCCAGGCGCGGGGTGGAAGTGTGGGAGAGGATGCCGTTGGCATCGACAAGCCAATTGCCCGCTTCGTTGCCTTCGAGGTGGCCGCCCTTGACCACGACGAGGGTGCCGTGCGTTTGCGCGAAGCCCTGCGCCGCGGTGATCGCTTCGTCCACGGAGGAAAGGCTTTGGCTCGTGAGCACCTCTAGTTCTGGGATGTTGGGCGTGATGATGGTGGCAGCGGCGGCGAGCTCGCGGAGCGCCGACTCCGCTGAAGGGTCGAGCAGGCGGTCGCCGGAACTGGCGATCATCACCGGATCCAGGATTAGTGGCGCATCGATTGGCTCAAACCAGGCGGACACTGCCTTGATGATGTCGCAAGTGCCGAGCATGCCGACCTTGACGGCATCGATGTGGACATCGTCGGAGACGGCGTGGAGTTGCTCAGTGAGGAAATCGACGGGCGGGATGTGGACGCTGCGGACACCGTGCGTGTTCTGAGCAACTAGGGCAGTTACCACGCCCATGCCGTAGCCACCCGCGGCCAGAATGGATTTAAGATCGGCGTGCAGACCCGCCCCTCCGGTGGGGTCAGTGCCAGCGATGGACAAGACACGGGGGATACTGCGAGGCATGACGGCTCCTTGAAACTGCATAGAAATCTCCCCCGCGAATTTACCGGAATTCACGGGGGAGATGGGGCGAAACTACTGCTCAATCAGGTTACGGGCCTTGCGCTGCTGATCCGTAACGGTCATCTGCCAACGCTTAGGGGACAGGACGTTGAGGCCCCATGCCCACGCGGCGGTCCAGCGGTTGCGGTAGCCGACGAGGAACATGATGTGAACTGCGAGCCACATGAACCAGCCGATGAAGCCAGTGAACTCAAGCTTGCCCATCTTCACCACTGCGGAGTAGCGAGAGACAGTGGCCATGGAACCCTTGTCAAAGTACTCGAACTTAGGACGTTCGGTGTTCGGACGACCGTTCAGCTCGTGGATGATCTGCTCGGCGGCGTATTCGCCACCCTGCATGGCTACCTGGGCTACGCCCGGGAGGTTGTCGCGGTTTGCCATGTCGCCGACCAGGAAGACGTTCTTGTACTCACCAACGGTGAGATCTT
It encodes the following:
- the thiD gene encoding bifunctional hydroxymethylpyrimidine kinase/phosphomethylpyrimidine kinase yields the protein MPRSIPRVLSIAGTDPTGGAGLHADLKSILAAGGYGMGVVTALVAQNTHGVRSVHIPPVDFLTEQLHAVSDDVHIDAVKVGMLGTCDIIKAVSAWFEPIDAPLILDPVMIASSGDRLLDPSAESALRELAAAATIITPNIPELEVLTSQSLSSVDEAITAAQGFAQTHGTLVVVKGGHLEGNEAGNWLVDANGILSHTSTPRLDTKNTHGTGCSLSAALATRLAKTGDPALALEWATLWLHDAIASADQLEVGSGNGPVDHGVWLRALKDGDQEA